One window of the Bradyrhizobium sp. NP1 genome contains the following:
- a CDS encoding FadR/GntR family transcriptional regulator — MSNLDLMGTCVPLADDVVWSLRKMLDSGNHPVGTRLPAERNLCAELKVSRTVLRTALARLEAEGRLWRNVGQGTFVGGRPVKTGNAIVLASALTSPAEVMEVRLVIEPPGAFHAAIRATEDDIAHLQHCLSKLDGSPNHANYARWDSTFHRGIFEAAHNSLLLMLFDAVNDVRSQASWSSVWERMLTPNRAAFRQQHKRIVEAIASRNPASAQEQMRAHLDLVRDAISFAPTYKHALADGDRSRSASKMVSKSKNKAGKD; from the coding sequence GTGTCGAATTTGGACCTGATGGGGACGTGTGTGCCGTTAGCCGATGATGTGGTCTGGTCGCTGCGAAAGATGCTCGACAGCGGCAACCATCCGGTCGGGACGCGCCTTCCGGCGGAACGCAATCTGTGCGCGGAGCTCAAGGTCAGCCGCACTGTGCTGCGCACCGCGTTGGCGCGGCTCGAAGCCGAGGGGCGCCTATGGCGAAACGTCGGGCAGGGCACCTTTGTGGGCGGCAGACCGGTAAAGACGGGAAACGCGATTGTGCTGGCCAGCGCTCTGACGAGCCCGGCGGAAGTCATGGAGGTTCGCCTGGTCATCGAACCACCGGGCGCATTTCACGCCGCCATCAGGGCCACCGAAGACGATATCGCGCACTTGCAACACTGCCTGTCGAAGCTGGACGGTTCGCCAAATCACGCCAATTACGCGCGCTGGGACTCGACGTTTCATCGCGGCATTTTCGAGGCCGCCCATAATTCCCTGTTGCTCATGCTGTTCGACGCGGTCAACGACGTGCGCAGCCAAGCATCCTGGAGCAGCGTTTGGGAGCGGATGCTGACGCCCAATCGAGCCGCCTTCAGGCAGCAACACAAAAGAATTGTCGAGGCGATCGCTTCGCGAAATCCTGCTTCCGCGCAGGAACAGATGCGTGCGCATCTTGATCTGGTCAGGGACGCCATTTCCTTTGCGCCGACCTATAAGCACGCCTTGGCCGATGGCGATCGATCTCGCAGCGCTTCCAAGATGGTGTCAAAATCAAAGAACAAGGCTGGTAAGGATTAG
- a CDS encoding amidohydrolase family protein: MPADLIIEGSKIITLAGSSRPADAIGVRDGRIAAVGPSGEVRQLLGPATRLIDGSGKTVIPGMFDAHPHMDRQGLKARGGIPLDGCKSIADILDVIREAVARTPEGEWVVLMPMGTPPTDYVYKPEQLTEGRFPTRHDLDKVSPKHPVYIRAPWGWWSHRPFPSVANTRAIELAGVTKNTELPYNTRALVDQKGELSGVFLDRNYAPVIEYTLFRCVPRLTYEDRVAGVRLGSAAYSAVGTTSAYEGHGLTPAIIDAYKTVHAAGELSVRMQIPLSVPTAAFDNRKVADILYHWADALRDRGSGDQMLRFEGVCFDVGDATVANIISRDYPYEQWAGHFYQSLPHDRFVELGVLAAQLGLRMNCLVCYDLERVLRAYEAIDRQIRIRDRRWVIIHVTQASPDQIRRIKELGLVATITPGFMYMASDRFGLDKLGQQGTPIREFIDAGIPTALSTDNVPYSMFFAMWQALSRWDNDSGSKLGESRLSREEALRLSTVTGHQLTWSEGDRGTLEVGKVADFLVVGDDPLTCDEIAVKDIPVERTFVSGREVFTAPNV, translated from the coding sequence ATGCCAGCCGATCTGATCATTGAAGGCTCGAAGATCATCACGCTCGCCGGTTCGTCGCGACCGGCTGACGCCATTGGCGTGCGCGATGGCCGCATCGCCGCTGTCGGCCCGTCCGGGGAGGTCCGCCAGCTGTTGGGGCCCGCGACCCGCCTGATCGACGGTTCCGGAAAGACCGTTATCCCCGGCATGTTTGATGCTCATCCGCACATGGATCGCCAGGGGCTCAAGGCGCGAGGCGGAATCCCCTTGGACGGGTGCAAATCGATCGCCGACATTCTTGACGTCATACGCGAGGCCGTCGCGCGCACGCCCGAGGGCGAATGGGTCGTGCTGATGCCGATGGGCACGCCTCCGACGGATTATGTCTACAAGCCGGAGCAACTGACTGAGGGGCGGTTTCCGACCCGGCACGATCTGGACAAGGTGTCCCCCAAACATCCGGTCTACATCCGCGCGCCGTGGGGCTGGTGGAGTCACCGTCCTTTCCCCTCGGTGGCGAACACCCGCGCCATTGAGCTTGCCGGCGTGACGAAGAACACCGAGCTTCCCTACAACACGAGGGCGCTGGTCGACCAAAAGGGCGAGCTGTCCGGCGTTTTCCTCGATCGCAATTACGCGCCGGTGATCGAATATACCCTGTTCCGATGCGTCCCGCGTCTGACCTATGAGGATCGCGTCGCCGGCGTTCGGCTCGGCTCGGCGGCCTATAGCGCCGTGGGGACCACGTCGGCTTATGAAGGTCACGGCCTGACGCCCGCGATCATCGACGCCTACAAGACCGTTCATGCCGCGGGCGAGCTCAGCGTGCGGATGCAGATCCCGCTCAGCGTGCCGACAGCGGCATTCGACAATCGGAAGGTCGCCGACATCCTCTACCACTGGGCCGACGCGTTGCGCGATCGCGGCTCCGGCGACCAGATGCTGCGGTTCGAAGGCGTCTGTTTCGATGTCGGTGATGCCACGGTCGCGAACATCATCAGCCGCGACTACCCGTATGAGCAATGGGCGGGGCATTTCTATCAATCGCTGCCGCATGATCGCTTCGTCGAACTGGGCGTGCTCGCCGCACAGCTCGGGCTGCGCATGAACTGCCTGGTTTGCTACGACCTTGAACGGGTTCTGCGGGCCTATGAGGCCATCGATCGGCAGATCCGCATCAGGGACCGTCGCTGGGTCATCATCCACGTCACGCAGGCGAGCCCCGACCAGATCCGCCGGATCAAGGAGCTCGGACTTGTGGCGACCATCACGCCCGGCTTCATGTACATGGCTTCCGACCGGTTTGGCCTGGACAAGCTGGGGCAGCAGGGAACGCCGATCCGCGAGTTCATCGACGCCGGAATACCGACGGCGCTTTCAACCGACAACGTGCCCTATTCGATGTTCTTCGCGATGTGGCAGGCGCTGTCGCGATGGGACAATGACTCCGGCTCGAAGCTCGGCGAAAGCCGGTTGTCTCGTGAGGAGGCGCTTAGACTATCGACCGTCACGGGCCATCAATTGACCTGGAGCGAAGGTGATCGCGGCACGCTCGAGGTCGGAAAGGTCGCGGACTTCCTCGTCGTGGGTGACGATCCGCTGACCTGCGATGAGATCGCCGTGAAGGACATTCCGGTCGAGCGCACGTTCGTGTCGGGCCGGGAAGTCTTTACGGCGCCCAACGTCTGA
- a CDS encoding cold-shock protein encodes MTTGTVKWFNGQKGFGFIQPNDGGSDVFVHISAVERAGLSGLAEGQKVTFEIKTDKMRGKSSAENLALA; translated from the coding sequence ATGACGACAGGAACAGTAAAGTGGTTTAACGGCCAAAAGGGCTTCGGGTTTATCCAGCCGAACGATGGTGGCAGTGATGTGTTTGTGCACATCAGCGCCGTCGAACGGGCTGGTCTTTCCGGCCTGGCCGAGGGCCAGAAAGTGACGTTCGAAATCAAAACGGACAAGATGCGGGGCAAGAGCAGCGCCGAGAATCTCGCGCTGGCCTAA
- the oxlT gene encoding oxalate/formate MFS antiporter: MTVQSSTSSIPNRWIQLVAGIVCTVMVANLQYGWTYFVDPIDAQHHWGREAIQWGFTIFVATATWLVPIEGWFVDRYGPRLIVAIGGVLVALAWVINSYAQSLPMLYLGMALSGIGNGAVWGTCIANALKWFPDRRGLAAGLTAMGYGGGAALTVVPIIKVIGAHGYEAAFFWFGLGQGCILVVMSLFLVAPPLSLTQNSDSASAVGGGATPFEMLRTPIFWVIYLMFITVAASGLIVTAQLGPILNDYKIANVAVDLVVLSSTVLVASAVVDNVLNGLARPVFGWVSDHIGRENTMTIVFVLGAGAYWALGSFGKDPYLFILTAGLIYFTWGEIYGLFPAVCTDFFGSRYAATNAGIVYTGKGIAAWLVPVASWLRDYSGGWYSVFIVAMIANLAVAAMAFFVLKPARKSQVAMAAKRHVALTSASSPGLHAS; encoded by the coding sequence ATGACCGTACAATCATCCACCAGCAGCATCCCCAACCGCTGGATACAGCTCGTTGCCGGCATCGTTTGCACCGTGATGGTCGCAAATCTGCAATATGGCTGGACCTACTTCGTCGATCCCATCGACGCCCAGCATCATTGGGGACGCGAGGCGATCCAGTGGGGGTTCACGATCTTCGTCGCTACGGCGACATGGCTGGTCCCCATCGAAGGCTGGTTCGTCGATCGATATGGACCTCGTTTGATTGTCGCGATCGGAGGCGTGCTTGTTGCCCTGGCCTGGGTGATCAATTCGTACGCCCAGTCCCTCCCGATGCTCTATCTGGGCATGGCGCTATCAGGAATTGGTAACGGGGCGGTCTGGGGCACGTGCATCGCCAATGCCCTCAAATGGTTTCCCGACCGACGCGGACTGGCCGCAGGGTTGACTGCCATGGGTTACGGCGGAGGTGCGGCGCTGACGGTCGTTCCGATCATCAAGGTCATCGGAGCTCATGGCTATGAAGCAGCGTTTTTCTGGTTCGGACTGGGCCAGGGCTGCATCCTCGTGGTGATGAGCCTATTCCTTGTGGCGCCCCCGTTGTCGCTCACGCAGAACTCGGACTCCGCCAGTGCGGTTGGAGGCGGCGCTACCCCGTTCGAGATGCTCAGGACGCCCATCTTCTGGGTCATCTACCTGATGTTCATCACCGTTGCCGCCAGCGGCCTGATCGTAACCGCCCAGCTCGGTCCGATCCTGAACGACTACAAGATCGCCAACGTTGCCGTAGACCTGGTGGTCCTGTCCTCGACCGTGCTGGTTGCCTCCGCCGTGGTCGACAATGTCCTCAACGGGCTGGCGCGCCCGGTCTTTGGCTGGGTGTCGGATCACATTGGCCGTGAAAATACGATGACGATCGTGTTCGTGCTCGGCGCCGGCGCGTATTGGGCCTTGGGTTCGTTCGGAAAGGATCCGTATCTCTTCATTCTCACGGCTGGCCTGATCTACTTCACCTGGGGAGAGATCTATGGATTGTTCCCGGCTGTTTGCACCGACTTCTTCGGCTCGCGCTACGCCGCGACAAATGCCGGCATCGTCTATACCGGCAAGGGAATTGCGGCCTGGCTGGTGCCGGTTGCAAGCTGGCTGAGAGATTACTCCGGCGGTTGGTATTCGGTCTTCATTGTTGCGATGATCGCAAACCTCGCGGTCGCGGCAATGGCCTTCTTCGTGCTGAAACCCGCGCGAAAAAGCCAGGTGGCGATGGCCGCCAAACGGCATGTCGCCCTGACAAGCGCGTCATCGCCCGGCCTGCATGCCTCCTAG
- a CDS encoding transcriptional regulator: MTSKKSGVPSPESVARANRQRIAFEEGLKAMADIEQQAIAVRQNMARLRTLREAQEANAELTAGAPAPKAKRKKPVSR, translated from the coding sequence ATGACCAGCAAGAAGTCGGGCGTCCCCTCCCCAGAAAGCGTGGCGCGTGCCAACCGACAACGGATTGCGTTTGAGGAGGGGCTGAAGGCAATGGCGGATATCGAACAGCAGGCTATTGCCGTCCGTCAGAACATGGCGCGTTTGCGGACCTTGAGAGAAGCCCAAGAGGCAAATGCGGAACTGACAGCTGGAGCACCGGCGCCAAAAGCGAAGCGCAAAAAACCCGTGTCTCGATAG
- a CDS encoding cytochrome P460 family protein, with protein sequence MKKCSLISLSISASIAILATGAAISAQDRYTLQVPNGLAFSEFKGYEDWPVIAISENEGLIAVIVGNPAMINAYKEGVPGNGKPFPDGAKMAKIHWTPKKQEAYPGQPSVPGTQHDVDFMVKDSKRFADSGGWGWGAFDYDAASDTFKPSTAASKPPQENDAKCGFACHTVVQNRDYVFTEYGKR encoded by the coding sequence ATGAAAAAATGCTCGCTGATCAGTCTCAGCATTTCAGCGTCGATCGCCATCTTGGCAACTGGTGCCGCGATTTCCGCGCAGGACAGGTACACTTTGCAAGTACCGAATGGGCTCGCGTTCTCTGAGTTCAAGGGATACGAGGATTGGCCTGTGATCGCGATCAGTGAGAACGAAGGCCTTATTGCTGTGATCGTGGGGAATCCGGCAATGATCAACGCCTATAAGGAAGGCGTGCCCGGCAATGGCAAGCCTTTCCCGGACGGCGCGAAAATGGCGAAAATTCATTGGACACCGAAAAAGCAAGAGGCGTACCCCGGTCAGCCATCCGTGCCAGGTACGCAGCATGACGTTGATTTCATGGTGAAGGACAGCAAGAGGTTCGCGGATAGCGGCGGATGGGGATGGGGCGCGTTCGACTATGACGCGGCGTCCGATACGTTTAAGCCCTCTACCGCAGCCTCCAAACCGCCGCAGGAAAACGACGCGAAGTGCGGGTTCGCTTGCCACACGGTGGTGCAGAACCGCGACTACGTATTCACGGAGTACGGAAAGAGGTGA
- a CDS encoding NAD-dependent succinate-semialdehyde dehydrogenase has translation MTYPNVLLYIDGKWRPAGSGRTIRVINPATEEAIGTVAHAEKADLDEALAAAEKGFKAWRVVSPYDRSKVMRKAAELMRERADTIATMMTMEQGKTLAEARIETLAAADIIEWFAEEGRRSYGRLVPARAPGVYQMVIKEAVGPVAAFTPWNFPINQVVRKLSAALAAGCSIIVKAPEETPASPAELIRAFADAGVPAGVINLVYGVPSEISEYLIPHPTIRKISFTGSTKVGKDLAAIAGQHMKRVTMELGGHAPVIVFDDADVEAAAKIMVAAKYRNAGQVCISPTRFLVQEGVYDKFVTQFVDGAKSIKVGNGLDPDSRMGALANDRRVTAIEGMVQDAVGKGAKLAAGGNRVGNKGYFFEPTVVVDVPKSARAMNEEPFAPLALISPFSKFDDAAQEANRLPFGLASYAFTRSAKTATAIGAAVEAGMMSINSFALALPEVPFGGIKDSGYGSEGGSEALEAYLNTKFITQTGV, from the coding sequence ATGACCTACCCGAATGTCCTTCTGTACATCGACGGCAAATGGCGTCCCGCCGGGTCCGGTCGGACCATCCGCGTCATCAACCCGGCAACGGAAGAGGCAATCGGAACCGTCGCTCATGCCGAAAAGGCCGACCTCGACGAGGCGCTGGCCGCGGCCGAGAAGGGTTTCAAGGCCTGGCGAGTTGTTTCGCCGTATGATCGCTCCAAGGTGATGCGCAAGGCCGCCGAGCTGATGCGCGAGCGTGCCGACACGATCGCGACCATGATGACAATGGAACAAGGCAAGACGCTTGCCGAGGCCAGGATCGAAACCTTGGCGGCCGCTGACATCATCGAATGGTTCGCCGAAGAAGGCCGCCGGTCCTACGGACGTCTTGTCCCGGCCCGCGCGCCGGGCGTCTACCAGATGGTGATCAAGGAGGCCGTTGGTCCGGTTGCTGCCTTTACGCCATGGAATTTTCCGATCAACCAGGTCGTGCGCAAGCTGAGTGCGGCGCTCGCCGCCGGCTGCTCGATCATCGTCAAGGCGCCCGAGGAGACGCCGGCATCGCCTGCGGAATTGATCCGGGCCTTCGCCGATGCCGGAGTGCCGGCCGGCGTAATCAACCTTGTTTACGGCGTGCCTTCGGAAATCTCCGAATACCTGATCCCTCACCCGACCATCCGAAAGATTTCTTTCACCGGCTCGACCAAGGTGGGCAAGGATCTCGCGGCCATCGCCGGCCAGCACATGAAGCGCGTGACCATGGAGCTTGGTGGCCATGCGCCGGTCATCGTCTTCGATGATGCGGACGTGGAGGCAGCGGCGAAGATCATGGTTGCCGCCAAATACCGCAATGCCGGCCAGGTCTGCATCTCTCCGACCCGCTTCCTGGTGCAGGAAGGCGTCTACGACAAATTCGTCACGCAGTTTGTCGACGGCGCCAAGTCCATCAAGGTCGGAAACGGTCTTGATCCCGATTCCAGGATGGGAGCGCTGGCAAACGATCGCCGCGTCACGGCGATCGAAGGCATGGTGCAGGATGCCGTCGGCAAGGGCGCGAAGCTGGCTGCTGGCGGAAACCGGGTGGGCAACAAGGGCTATTTCTTCGAACCGACGGTCGTGGTGGACGTGCCGAAATCGGCGCGCGCGATGAACGAGGAGCCGTTCGCCCCACTGGCGTTGATCTCGCCGTTTTCGAAGTTCGATGACGCCGCGCAGGAGGCCAACCGGCTGCCGTTCGGTCTGGCATCCTATGCCTTCACCAGGTCCGCGAAGACCGCGACGGCGATTGGCGCCGCCGTCGAAGCAGGAATGATGTCGATCAACAGCTTCGCTCTTGCGCTGCCTGAAGTACCATTCGGCGGCATCAAGGATTCCGGCTACGGTTCGGAAGGCGGCAGCGAGGCGCTGGAGGCCTATCTCAACACCAAGTTCATCACCCAGACCGGGGTGTAG
- a CDS encoding DUF2934 domain-containing protein, with protein MQDLEQAIRERAYHLWIEGGCQHGHADAHWFEAQRELVAPPCEIAAGVSERPSVGKSRSGRKPVAKKKQRALA; from the coding sequence ATGCAGGATCTGGAACAGGCGATCCGTGAACGTGCCTATCATCTGTGGATCGAGGGCGGCTGCCAGCATGGACATGCAGACGCCCATTGGTTCGAGGCCCAGCGGGAGCTCGTGGCGCCGCCATGCGAAATCGCCGCCGGTGTCAGCGAGCGGCCTTCTGTGGGAAAATCAAGATCCGGCCGGAAGCCAGTCGCGAAGAAGAAGCAACGCGCTTTGGCCTGA